The Microvirgula aerodenitrificans DSM 15089 nucleotide sequence CTCTGGAGGCGCAGACCCGCATGATCGTCGCTGCGCAGCGTGTGCTCGAGTACCAGAGTCGCGGTGTAGATGACAGCGATGCAAACCAGGCCGCGCTGCAACGGAGCTGTGAGAATCTGACACAGCAGATCGACGGACTTCGAGTATCTGTGGACGCTAAAGGCACCGCGAGCTCGGCATTGATAGAGCTCCTGCGCCGGAAGGACGTACAAATCCGAGCGCGCCAGCTAGAGCTTTTCGAACTACGGAATCGCGTCGCAGGCATCGAAACTATCCGCGCGGAGATTGACGGCGAAGTCAAGACTCTCAGCTTGAACGAAGAGGCTCGCGGTGTGTTTACGTCGTTCCAAGAAATCTGCAGTGCCCCTAACTGTCGGCTGTTTCTCGGAAGCGCCGAGTCGTACGGAAAAAACCTGCTGTACCTCAAGGATCAAATCAAGGACCTTGAACGGAACAGTCAACGTGCTGAAATTCGTGTTGAGCAGTTGGAGGAGCGGCTTGAGGAGCTAGGTACGGAGCGCCAGACACTCGTCGAAAACCTCGGGGCCCCCAGTACTTCCGGTGTTGACCAGTTAGTGACAGCCGTGCAGGACCTGACTAAAGAACTTGTCGGCGCTCAGGGCGAACTGACCCGAATCTCTGGGCTGAAGGAAGAGCGCTCGAAACTCTTCAAACTGGAGCGAGAAAGGGACCGGATTCAGGACCGTATTGAAGGGCTCACGAACACAGGAAGGGCTGACCACGCGTTCAACGACCTCCGACGGAAATTGCGAGAGCTGACCGTTAAATGGATGGACATGTTGGATACGACCAGCGTGTCGAGGAACGTAGACATCGACTTGAACCTGCGTTTCACCTTCGGGGGAGAAACCCTCGAGACCATTGGCAGCGGTGGTACCAGTAGCACCACTGGTCGGCTAGTCCTCGCCATTCACGCAGCGCTGTTGGAGGCCTACCTTGCCGACAAAACTCGTCCGTTCCGATTCCTGATTTTGGATACGCCGAAGCAGGACGAGCTCCACACGGCTGACTTGGCAAGTTACCTGACAGAGCTCGAGAAGATGTGCGAGGCGAACGATGCGCAGCTTCTCTTCTCCTCCACTGAGTACGACCATCCAACTGCGAAGCAGGACAAGCGTTGGCTTCCGAAGTACCGCGGGCCGGAAAAGCCGATGTATCTCGGGAAGAAGACCGACCTGTTACCCAACAGTGAGATTGGACCCGCCCCTGACGACTGGGCTTGAGGTCTGGAGTTCGGTGAGGAACCAATGGGCGGTGATGTCCACGGTGGAGATTGTGAAGGTGCTAGCGTGGTCTGCGGCGGTGCTGATGATTACCTTGGAGCTCCGTGCTCGAATCTCGGAGCCTTGAGACCATCACGACTACGCGGAATCAGCTTGCCTATTGAGTGGAAAACCTCGCAAAGTCCTTCGGGTCCTATGTTGGCGTCCTAATCGCCCAGAGACGGTCGGCGCGCCGAACCGCCTCTTTCAGAAGGGCGAGAGTTTTGTTATCAATCAGGATGTGGTTGCGAGCGGGAAGAGTCTGGCTAAGCACACGTACGATGGAGCATGCAGGCCATCAACTCCTGCTGCAACCAAACGCATGCTGCCCATCCCCGTAGCCCTTGGTCTCTGCCTTGCAGAGGTAGCTGGCCCGATGAAAGAACGCTTCCAGCCCCTCTGTATCGCCCCTACGCAGTCGATACGTTGAGTTGTCAGGCACATGGACCAGTCCCGTCACATCTTCATCGGGAAGTCTGAGGGCGCTGGCCCAGGCGGACTGAATACGGCTGTAGGTGTTCTCCTGGCCAGAGCCGATGCGCCCAAAGGAGAAGTAGGCATCCTGGTTGAGAAAGAGCACGCAGTGGTAGTGCGGCTTCCCGGTAAGGCCAAGCTCCCGGGCCCATACGTAGCGGACACTGGTGTGATGGACCTTGCCATAGCTCTGATGGGACCGTTCCCGGTCATTAGCAATCTTCGCTTTCAGTGAGTCAATGAAACGTGGCATCACTTGATTGGTGAACTCCCAAAGGGGGAAGAGCTCTTCCTCCGGGAGCCGAAGATCAAACCGCAAGGCAAGGGTCCTTGGGTGCTCGTCCAAGGCACGCAGTAATGTGTCATGGAGCCGGCCTAGGTACTCCTGAATGAACGGAGCATGCCTGCTCATGACAGGGAGCCCACAAAAGCTGTCTGCGTGATGCAAGTGAAGGTTTGTGTTGACGCCATGGCGCCGTGCTT carries:
- a CDS encoding inovirus Gp2 family protein, with protein sequence MPPSTKARRHGVNTNLHLHHADSFCGLPVMSRHAPFIQEYLGRLHDTLLRALDEHPRTLALRFDLRLPEEELFPLWEFTNQVMPRFIDSLKAKIANDRERSHQSYGKVHHTSVRYVWARELGLTGKPHYHCVLFLNQDAYFSFGRIGSGQENTYSRIQSAWASALRLPDEDVTGLVHVPDNSTYRLRRGDTEGLEAFFHRASYLCKAETKGYGDGQHAFGCSRS